A window from Streptomyces sp. NBC_00271 encodes these proteins:
- a CDS encoding carbon-nitrogen hydrolase family protein — protein sequence MSAVRIAAAAAHFGRDLEFDLARIAKIIDDARGSGAGLLVLPDAALGGYLADLRHPDPEALPPALKPDDPLILQVARLAAEMVVCVGYCEDGGDERYNAAVCVSGDGVLGRHRKVHLPAGEVAAYAPGDRFDAFDTPVGRIGMLIDYDKTFPESARSLALDGAEILACLSAWPTSITNRAPRMAQDRQAKLFDLYDQARAAENQVVLASSNQTGAMGGMRFLGQSKVVGPGGDILARTWAKAGLAVAEIDIAAEIDRARRVLRHLDERRPAAYR from the coding sequence ATGAGCGCAGTCCGGATCGCGGCCGCCGCCGCCCACTTCGGCCGCGACCTGGAGTTCGACCTCGCCCGCATCGCCAAGATCATCGACGACGCCCGGGGCTCGGGCGCCGGACTGCTCGTCCTGCCCGACGCCGCGCTCGGCGGCTACCTCGCCGACCTGCGCCACCCCGACCCCGAGGCGCTGCCCCCGGCCCTCAAGCCGGACGACCCGCTGATCCTCCAGGTCGCCCGCCTCGCCGCCGAGATGGTGGTCTGCGTCGGCTACTGCGAGGACGGCGGCGACGAGCGCTACAACGCCGCCGTCTGCGTCAGCGGCGACGGCGTCCTCGGCCGCCACCGCAAGGTCCACCTGCCGGCCGGAGAGGTCGCCGCCTACGCGCCCGGCGACCGCTTCGACGCCTTCGACACCCCGGTCGGCCGAATCGGCATGCTCATCGACTACGACAAGACGTTCCCGGAGTCCGCGCGCTCCCTCGCCCTGGACGGCGCCGAGATCCTCGCGTGCCTGTCCGCCTGGCCCACCAGCATCACCAACCGCGCCCCGCGCATGGCCCAGGACCGCCAGGCCAAACTCTTCGACCTCTACGACCAGGCACGTGCCGCCGAGAACCAGGTCGTCCTCGCCTCCTCCAACCAGACCGGCGCCATGGGCGGCATGCGCTTCCTCGGCCAGTCCAAGGTCGTCGGCCCCGGCGGCGACATCCTCGCCCGCACCTGGGCCAAGGCGGGCCTGGCCGTCGCCGAGATCGACATCGCCGCCGAGATCGACCGCGCCCGCCGCGTGCTGCGCCACCTCGACGAACGCCGCCCCGCCGCGTACCGATAG
- a CDS encoding MSMEG_0565 family glycosyltransferase — translation MKIALLSYSTRPRGGVVHTLALAEALAAAGEDVTVWSLGRGGDRGFFREVDDEVRVRIVPFPDGPREETVGARILRSIATLRAAFAPCAAAYDIVHAQDCISANAAGPCVRTVHHLDHFTTPELAACHERAIVEPYAHLCVSRSVADELRAGWGLDPAVIPNGVAYERFASTEPAARAAWRARLGTYVLTVGGIEPRKGSLDLIEAYALLRAARPDVRLVIAGGETLFDYRDYRARWEARAAALGVEPVVLGAVPESDLPPLVAAADAFAFPSLKEGFGLAAMEALAAGVPLVVRDLPVLREVFGSAARFADTPEAFATALGHALTSDDPVRAALGRKLAARHTWTEAAARHLAFYRSVTGGSHRRVG, via the coding sequence GTGAAGATCGCCCTGCTCAGCTACTCCACCAGGCCGCGCGGCGGTGTCGTGCACACCCTCGCCCTCGCCGAGGCGCTCGCCGCGGCCGGCGAGGACGTCACCGTCTGGTCGCTCGGCCGGGGCGGCGACCGCGGCTTCTTCCGCGAGGTCGACGACGAGGTGCGCGTACGGATCGTCCCGTTCCCCGACGGCCCGCGGGAGGAGACCGTCGGCGCGCGCATCCTCCGCTCCATCGCCACCCTCCGCGCCGCCTTCGCCCCGTGCGCGGCGGCGTACGACATCGTCCACGCCCAGGACTGCATCAGCGCCAACGCGGCGGGCCCCTGCGTCCGCACCGTCCACCACCTCGACCACTTCACCACCCCCGAACTGGCCGCCTGCCACGAACGGGCCATCGTCGAGCCGTACGCACACCTCTGCGTCTCGCGGTCCGTCGCGGACGAACTCCGCGCGGGCTGGGGCCTCGACCCCGCCGTCATCCCCAACGGCGTGGCGTACGAACGGTTCGCGAGCACCGAACCCGCGGCCCGTGCCGCCTGGCGCGCCCGCCTCGGCACGTACGTCTTGACCGTCGGCGGGATCGAACCGCGCAAGGGCTCCCTCGACCTCATCGAGGCCTACGCCCTGCTGCGCGCCGCGCGTCCCGATGTGCGGCTCGTGATCGCGGGCGGCGAGACGCTCTTCGACTACCGCGACTACCGGGCGAGGTGGGAGGCCCGGGCCGCCGCACTCGGCGTCGAGCCGGTCGTCCTAGGCGCCGTACCGGAGTCCGATCTGCCGCCGCTCGTGGCCGCGGCCGACGCCTTCGCGTTCCCCTCCCTCAAGGAGGGCTTCGGACTCGCCGCGATGGAGGCGCTCGCCGCGGGCGTCCCCCTGGTCGTCCGTGATCTGCCCGTCCTGCGCGAGGTCTTCGGATCCGCCGCCCGCTTCGCGGACACGCCGGAGGCCTTCGCCACCGCGCTCGGCCACGCCCTCACCTCGGACGATCCGGTACGCGCCGCCCTTGGCCGGAAGCTGGCCGCCCGCCACACCTGGACCGAGGCGGCCGCACGCCACCTGGCGTTCTACCGGTCGGTTACCGGCGGGTCACACCGTAGGGTCGGTTGA
- a CDS encoding S-(hydroxymethyl)mycothiol dehydrogenase — protein sequence MAQEVRGVIAPGKNEPVRVETIVVPDPGPGEAVVKIQACGVCHTDLHYKQGGINDDFPFLLGHEAAGIVESVGDGVTDVAPGDFVVLNWRAVCGQCRACLRGRPWYCFNTHNAKQKMTLKDGTELSPALGIGAFADKTLVAAGQCTKVDPAVSPAVAGLLGCGVMAGIGAAINTGNVGRGDSVAVIGCGGVGNAAIAGARLAGAAKIIAVDIDDRKLTTASKLGATHTVNSTSTDPVEAIQGLTGGFGADVVIDAVGRPETYRQAFYARDLAGTVVLVGVPTPEMKLELPLLDVFGRGGALKSSWYGDCLPSRDFPMLIDLHLQGRLDLDAFVSETIALDGIEAAFERMHHGDVLRSVVVL from the coding sequence ATGGCGCAGGAAGTACGTGGCGTGATCGCCCCGGGCAAGAACGAACCGGTGCGCGTCGAGACCATCGTCGTGCCGGATCCGGGGCCGGGAGAGGCCGTGGTGAAGATCCAGGCGTGCGGGGTCTGCCACACCGACCTGCACTACAAGCAGGGCGGCATCAACGACGACTTCCCCTTCCTGCTCGGCCACGAGGCGGCCGGGATCGTGGAGTCGGTCGGCGACGGCGTCACGGACGTGGCTCCCGGCGACTTCGTCGTCCTCAACTGGCGTGCGGTGTGCGGACAGTGCCGGGCCTGTCTGCGCGGGCGGCCCTGGTACTGCTTCAACACGCACAACGCCAAGCAGAAGATGACGCTCAAGGACGGCACCGAACTGTCCCCGGCCCTGGGCATCGGCGCCTTCGCGGACAAGACCCTGGTCGCCGCCGGACAGTGCACCAAGGTCGACCCCGCGGTCTCCCCGGCGGTCGCCGGTCTGCTCGGCTGCGGGGTGATGGCGGGCATCGGCGCCGCCATCAACACCGGCAACGTCGGCCGCGGGGACTCCGTCGCCGTCATCGGCTGCGGTGGCGTCGGCAACGCCGCGATCGCCGGAGCCCGGCTGGCCGGCGCCGCGAAGATCATCGCCGTCGACATCGACGACCGGAAGCTCACCACCGCCTCGAAGCTCGGCGCGACCCACACCGTCAACTCCACCTCGACCGACCCCGTCGAGGCGATCCAGGGACTCACCGGCGGCTTCGGCGCCGATGTCGTCATCGACGCGGTCGGCCGCCCGGAGACGTACCGGCAGGCCTTCTACGCCCGCGACCTCGCCGGCACGGTCGTCCTCGTCGGCGTACCCACCCCCGAGATGAAGCTCGAACTGCCGCTCCTCGACGTCTTCGGACGCGGCGGCGCCCTCAAGTCGTCCTGGTACGGCGACTGCCTGCCCTCCCGCGACTTCCCGATGCTCATCGACCTGCACCTCCAGGGGCGGCTGGACCTGGACGCGTTCGTGAGCGAGACGATCGCCCTCGACGGGATCGAGGCCGCCTTCGAGCGGATGCACCACGGTGACGTGCTGCGTTCGGTGGTGGTGCTGTGA
- a CDS encoding MBL fold metallo-hydrolase, translating to MGARIEHLVTSGTFSLDGGTWDVENNVWIVGDDHEAIVIDAAHDADAIAAAVGDRRLLAIVCTHAHNDHIDAAPALAERTGATIWLHPDDLQLWKQTHPDRLPDAWLQDGQVIEAAGADLTVLHTPGHAPGAVCLYDPGLGAVFTGDTLFQGGPGATGRSFSHFPTIVESIRERLLTLPADTVVRTGHGDSTTIGAEAPHLEEWIKRGH from the coding sequence ATGGGCGCCCGGATCGAGCACCTCGTCACCTCGGGCACGTTCTCGCTCGACGGCGGCACCTGGGACGTCGAGAACAACGTGTGGATCGTCGGCGACGACCACGAGGCGATCGTCATCGACGCCGCGCACGACGCCGACGCCATCGCCGCGGCGGTGGGCGACCGGCGGCTGCTGGCCATCGTGTGCACCCACGCCCACAACGACCACATCGACGCCGCGCCCGCCCTCGCCGAGCGCACCGGCGCCACGATCTGGCTCCACCCCGACGATCTGCAGCTGTGGAAGCAGACCCACCCCGACCGGCTCCCCGACGCCTGGCTGCAGGACGGGCAGGTGATCGAGGCGGCCGGCGCGGACCTGACCGTCCTGCACACGCCCGGTCACGCCCCGGGCGCGGTCTGCCTCTACGACCCGGGCCTGGGCGCCGTCTTCACCGGTGACACGCTGTTCCAGGGCGGGCCCGGAGCCACCGGGCGCTCCTTCTCCCACTTCCCGACGATCGTCGAGTCGATCCGGGAGCGCCTGCTCACCCTCCCGGCCGACACGGTCGTGCGCACCGGGCACGGGGACTCGACCACGATCGGTGCCGAGGCCCCGCATCTGGAGGAGTGGATCAAGCGCGGTCACTGA